In the Salvia miltiorrhiza cultivar Shanhuang (shh) chromosome 8, IMPLAD_Smil_shh, whole genome shotgun sequence genome, aACTACCCAAATACGCTCAAATAGCATATCCTCCTATCAAATGAACGCTCGTATTTTGAGCCGCTCACAgattagtttaataaaaaaaattaattaattttatttatttttaaataaaagtaggatttagttttttttttaattgtattaTCGATATTGtacctactttttttttgtaccttttatttttataaaaaatactacaaaaaaataattagaatgTGAACAATACACTATAACTAaatcttagttttattttaaaaatgtgACCACTTAGcatctgttcactctcaaacgAATTTGAATACTAGTAATTAACTTTAATTGACCGTTGCATTAATTACTGCACAGTTAATTATCTATCTGTCAATTGTATTGTATATCAGCAAAATAAATGTAGCCGGAAAATCACCGGCGGAAATTTTGCAGTTAGAGAGTTGTTTTCACGGCTCTTTGAAACCGCCAAGTTCATTAGTAGTTGAATGACTTTGTTAAACAAAGAGTAGGAGGGGAAAAATATACTACTAACCGAATATGTAAAAtaagattaattataaaatatttatgcaTAACCAACCTAAACATGAAAGCCAAAATAGAACTTCTATAAAGAggttctctctttctctctctctcctcaccaCTCCTTCAACTTTCCCTCTCCTCATTTCCTCTGTTTAacttctctctttctccattACCTTTCCCTATCGTTTCCAGCAGGACCTGCATTCCTCACGAAGGCCAGAGAACAAGTTTTTCTGGCCGTTTTGAACAATAGGCGAAAATAATAAAGAGAGAGCTGCATTCATGTTTAATTCATCATAAAGGATCACAGAGTTTAGGGAGGTCTGGAGCAAGTGTCTTCTGACATATCGCAGCTCTTTTTCCCATTTGTTTTTGCGTCTCACAGAAGCAAaatcaaaagaaatatattcttGCGCTTTTCGCAAAGGAGAGTTAAAGCAAAGGCTATATATATACCCTCGCAACAGATCTCGATTTTCCACACCACGTCCTCCTCCATTTCTCCTAAACCAAAAAAACAGAGGAAATGGAGCGGGCGACGGTGCTGCCGGAGACATTCTCCGGCGTCCATGACGACATGACGGAGCAATTCCTGATAATTTGGGGCCAGATCAAGGCGCCGCTGATCGTGCCGCTGCTCAACATCGCGGTGGTCCTGTGCTTGGCAATGTCGGCCATGCTGTTCATCGAGAGGGTGTACATGGCCGTCGTCATCACACTCGTCAAAATCTTCGGCCGGAAACCTGATAAGAGATACAAATGGGAGCCATTGAAGGACGATTTGGAGCACGGCAACTCCGCATACCCCATGGTTCTCGTCCAAATCCCAATGTTCAACGAAAGAGAGGTtcgttttattaattaattaattactccaAATCCGCATGATTTTGTCCTCATTTCTATTCCACTGCATTTTTCCAAGAGCAGGTCTATCAGCTTTCGATCGGAGCTGCATGCGGCCTATCCTGGCCGTCCGATCGAATCATAGTCCAAGTTCTCGATGATTCAACCGACTCCACGACCAAGGTACGTATTTCCGAAAATCTCAAATCAACGGTTCGAATTGTGCATCAGCGGTGAGGCTGATAGAGAATATAATGCAACAGAATATGGTGGAAATGGAGTGCCAGAGATGGGCGAGCAAAGGGATAAACATCAAATACGAAATTCGAGACAACAGAAATGGATACAAAGCCGGAGCTCTCAAAGAAGGGCTGAAGCGCTCATACGTCAAACAGTGCGATTACGTGGCAATATTCGACGCGGATTTCCAGCCGGAGCCGGATTTCCTGTGGCGAACCATCCCTTTCCTCGTCCACAACCCCGAGCTCGCCCTCGTCCAAGCTCGCTGGAAGTTTGGTATGTGCATTCATTTTAATCACGTGTTAATCACATTTTTAAGGATTCGTGTTTAGAGACTGTCGGTGACAACGCTGTTAGTATAATAATACTACTGAAAGTGACTGTGTATCCACCACTCAAAATCACCAATTCTTGGTGTGGATTCGGCAGGTGTAGGTGTGTTTTTTGGAGTTGAAAACATAAAGGGTTGATGACCATTGAATTTTTGACCTGTAACATCTAAAAGTGCTAATTTCCAGGTTTATGATGGTGTGGTGGGGGAAAATATGTTGTGTCTAATGTTGTAATGGAAGTACAACTGTAGGTTGTCCTAAAAAGTGATTTTGGTTCAAAGAGGTTTTGATAGTGAAAACTGAGTGAGGGATTACTCGTGGATTGACTTTATTATCCTTTCTAGCTTTTTCCATCTGGGAAAAAAAAACCTGCTGCGTTTTTCTTGTGTTGGTGGAAATAGTAAATCTTTCATTCTCCAAAAGGGAGTGCCTCTTTTTTTAGTTATGGAATGGACAAGGGGTATTTTTGTCCTTTGTCCCAGCCAGCAATTGCATGTGCTGAGGGCTTGTATGAGTGTGGTGGACCGCAATCTTCATCTACCGACAGCCTTCATTCATTTCCATCGGCATTTACTTTTCTTATATTCTTCTACCGGTCCTAATTCCTAATCACTAATTATGCTGCTCTTTAATTTAACTAGGATTAGATAATAATGAGAAATAATTCTCTTGCGCAGTGAATGCCAATGAATGCTTGATGACGAGAATGCAAGAAATGTCGCTAGACTATCATTTCACAGTGGAACAAGAAGTAGGCTCATCCACATATGCTTTCTTTGGCTTTAATGGTAATCACACACTCCCAAATTAGATGATTGTAATATTGCATGAATTATGAATACTGTGATACTAACAGAAACCTATGATGTTTGAAGGAACTGCTGGTGTGTGGAGGATTGCAGCAATCGAGGAGGCAGGAGGATGGAAAGATCGTACCACGGTTGAGGATATGGACTTGGCCGTTCGTGCTAGTCTTAAAGGATGGAAATTCTTGTATCTTGGCTCTCTAGAGGTACTAAATGAAGCATGAacaattttttcttctttgatGATTGCAAATAAAATGATGTGATGATCAATACTGAGATGTTGTTGTTGCAGGTGAAAAACGAGTTGCCTAGCACGTTCAAGGCGTATAGATACCAACAACATCGTTGGTCATGTGGCCCTGCAAATCTGTTTAGGAAGATGTTGTCTGAGATTATAAGAAACAAGGTTGATTAATATAtctccctttctttctctctcaatcCTTTGAGAATATGGATATGGATATGGATTGGGACAGCTGATCAAACGAGTACATCTGTTTATTTGCAGAAAGTGTCATTGTGGaagaaggttcatgtcatataCAGCTTCTTCTTCATAAGGAAGATAGTAGCCCATATAGTCACGTTCGTATTCTACTGCATCGTGCTGCCTGCTACCATGTTGGTGCCCGAAGTTGAGATCCCAAAATGGGGCGCAGTTTACATCCCTGCCATCATCACCCTCCTCAACGCAGTTGGAACTCCGAGGTCCCATTTCTTGCAGCTCGAGTTGGTCTATGTTTCATTTCACTTGGTTTGTTTGATGTTATGAGAGTTTTGAATGTGTAGGTCACTCCATTTGCTTGTTTTCTGGATCCTCTTCGAGAACGTGATGTCACTGCACCGCGCCAAGGCCACTATGATTGGGTTGCTTGAGGCCGGGAGAGTGAACGAGTGGATTGTCACTGAGAAACTTGGCGACGCCCTTAGGTTGAAATCAGCACTCAAGGCCTTCAAGAAACCTCGGTTTAGGATTGGAGATAGGTACATTTTGTGATCAATATATGCATTTCTTTGGCCATTTTTAGCATTAGCTGCAAGAATCTGATAGCTATTATTCGCCCAAACAGAATCCATTTGCTAGAGCTTGCTACTGGTTGCTACCTCTTCTTCTGTGGCTGCTACGACATTGCATTCGGGAAAAACCACTTCTTCATATACCTCTTTGTCCAGGCAACGGCCTTCTTCGTCATGGGATTCGGCTACGTTGGCACCTTCGTCCCAGCTTGAGACCAACGGTTCATTGCTTGCTTCGATTAGTGTTTTGCTAAATTTGGAAACTAAGGGGTTTCCAAGTTCTTGCTTcactttctcttcttttctcttttGCTCTTGTATACTGCTCTGTCATTAGAGTTCTTTCTTACATGTAGAAAGTGAGTGTATTCTTTTAGGTTCAAGCATAAGAGTTGGAGCTCAGAGTTGTTGTGGAATTTTGTTTTTGCTTGTGTATATTATAAACGTTGATCacagaaaaattgaaaataatatggttttttagttttctttttctgGTTGTTTGTGGATTCAAGGTTGTCTGCAAGAAGACTGAAAAACAGCAGAAATGGTCAACTTCTTGACGGGTGGAGTGGAGCAATAAGATAATGCCTTGCTCACACTCAACTGTATATACCAAACAGACATCCCAATccttctaaaaataaaattctaaacaaataaaacaaaacaaaaaacagaGAGCAATTTTACTGTAGAAATTTATTGCTTTCACCTACTGGGATTAATGGGAGATGCAATTAATAACAGATTATTTTTACCCAACTGCTGCTTTAAATAATGATGATCAGAAAATTGAATGCAGTTGTAGAGAAACAACTCTCTGTTTAGGCAGTTGTGAGTTTCATTACAAGaacaataaaatatatcaaCACCAAAACCAATATGAAAGAACTGTTCCATGATGCAGGAAAAATTAGACTGACTGGTGTTATCAGAGCCGGACTTTCAACTCAGAACACGGAGATCAGTTTTTctttgtaaaaattaattatcaaataaaaaataatttaaaataaatactccttccgtcctaATAGTATTGTCTCATagcttttgggcacggagattaaaaaatgtgtaaaaagtagataaagtgggttgatggaaattatttaaatattagatatagagagttaatatattgccaaaaatggaatgagacatttgtattgGAACGCCCCATTAAAGAAAGTGGGACATtactattgggacggagggagtaataatcattaacacaattataaaatcatttaaattataaaaaatcaatttcaagCTGACTTTCAAGTTCATACAaagcaatttaaaaaaaattacggATAAAACTTTGCAA is a window encoding:
- the LOC130997920 gene encoding glucomannan 4-beta-mannosyltransferase 9-like, with amino-acid sequence MERATVLPETFSGVHDDMTEQFLIIWGQIKAPLIVPLLNIAVVLCLAMSAMLFIERVYMAVVITLVKIFGRKPDKRYKWEPLKDDLEHGNSAYPMVLVQIPMFNEREVYQLSIGAACGLSWPSDRIIVQVLDDSTDSTTKNMVEMECQRWASKGINIKYEIRDNRNGYKAGALKEGLKRSYVKQCDYVAIFDADFQPEPDFLWRTIPFLVHNPELALVQARWKFVNANECLMTRMQEMSLDYHFTVEQEVGSSTYAFFGFNGTAGVWRIAAIEEAGGWKDRTTVEDMDLAVRASLKGWKFLYLGSLEVKNELPSTFKAYRYQQHRWSCGPANLFRKMLSEIIRNKKVSLWKKVHVIYSFFFIRKIVAHIVTFVFYCIVLPATMLVPEVEIPKWGAVYIPAIITLLNAVGTPRSLHLLVFWILFENVMSLHRAKATMIGLLEAGRVNEWIVTEKLGDALRLKSALKAFKKPRFRIGDRIHLLELATGCYLFFCGCYDIAFGKNHFFIYLFVQATAFFVMGFGYVGTFVPA